In a single window of the Paenibacillus sp. MMS20-IR301 genome:
- the purL gene encoding phosphoribosylformylglycinamidine synthase subunit PurL: MTQQVSAKEPTAEQIAEQKIYSQFGVSDSEYELITSFMGRKPNYTEIGVFSVMWSEHCAYKNSKPLLGRFPTSGPKVLMGPGEGAGIVDIGDNQAVVFKIESHNHPSAVEPYQGAATGVGGIIRDIFSMGARPVALLNSLRFGKLESDRVKYLFEHVVSGIAGYGNCIGIPTVGGEIMFDNSYDGNPLVNAMCVGLIDHDKIQRGVAKGVGNPVFYVGPPTGRDGIHGATFASVELSEESEAKKTAVQVGDPFMEKLVMESCLELIDSGIVLGIQDMGAAGLTCSSAEMASKAGNGLELYLDQVPQREEGMTPYEMMLSESQERMLFVVEPKDEAQAQEIFDRWGVICRKVGKVTDDGRLKLFHHGEVVGDMPVTALVDECPIYNKPSAVPAYYEENASVDTLRYEEVTDLGGALRTVLGSPTVASKAWVYNQYDYMVRTSTAIRPGSDAAVVTIHGTRKGLAMTTDCNGRYVYLDPEVGGRIAVSEAARNIVCSGAQPLAITDNLNFGSPEKPEIFWQMERAVDGMAEACRVLDTPVIGGNVSLYNENASGAIYPTPVVGMVGLVEDTDHITTQAFKQEGDAVLLLGVTKAELGGSEFQYAVHGLTEGRPPALDLATERKLLDAVLAAIRGGLVRSAHDLSEGGLAGALAESCISGVIGANIELSANGLRPDVALFSESQSRILLTSAPDRAEELKAAIAAYGVPVEIIGTVGGDRLRVALDGAVALDEAVTELKTIWEDAIPCLMK; the protein is encoded by the coding sequence TCATGGGACGTAAGCCTAACTATACCGAAATCGGCGTGTTCAGCGTAATGTGGTCCGAGCACTGTGCGTATAAGAACTCCAAACCTCTATTGGGCCGTTTCCCGACAAGCGGACCGAAGGTGCTGATGGGACCGGGCGAAGGCGCGGGCATCGTCGACATCGGTGATAACCAGGCCGTTGTGTTCAAAATCGAAAGCCACAACCATCCGTCGGCTGTTGAGCCTTATCAGGGCGCGGCGACCGGGGTGGGCGGGATTATCCGCGATATTTTCTCCATGGGTGCAAGACCGGTGGCGCTGCTGAATTCGCTGCGTTTCGGGAAGCTTGAGAGTGACCGGGTAAAATATCTGTTCGAGCATGTCGTGTCCGGGATCGCAGGCTACGGCAACTGTATCGGCATTCCTACTGTCGGCGGGGAAATTATGTTCGATAACAGCTATGACGGTAACCCGCTGGTCAATGCGATGTGTGTCGGCCTGATCGATCATGATAAAATCCAGCGCGGTGTCGCCAAAGGCGTAGGCAATCCTGTGTTCTATGTGGGACCTCCTACCGGCCGCGATGGAATTCACGGGGCAACCTTTGCCTCCGTTGAGCTGAGCGAAGAGTCCGAAGCCAAGAAGACTGCGGTGCAGGTCGGCGATCCGTTCATGGAAAAGCTGGTTATGGAATCGTGTCTGGAGCTGATCGACAGCGGTATCGTACTTGGTATTCAGGATATGGGCGCAGCGGGCCTTACATGCTCCAGCGCGGAAATGGCAAGTAAAGCAGGCAACGGCCTGGAGCTGTACCTGGATCAGGTGCCGCAGCGGGAAGAAGGCATGACGCCTTATGAGATGATGCTCTCTGAATCCCAAGAGCGGATGCTGTTCGTAGTAGAGCCTAAGGATGAGGCCCAGGCCCAGGAAATCTTCGACCGCTGGGGCGTCATCTGCCGCAAAGTCGGTAAGGTTACCGATGATGGCCGCCTGAAGCTGTTCCATCATGGTGAGGTTGTCGGCGATATGCCGGTAACGGCGCTGGTGGATGAATGTCCGATCTATAACAAACCGTCTGCGGTTCCGGCTTACTATGAGGAGAACGCTTCGGTAGATACACTACGCTACGAAGAAGTAACCGACCTTGGCGGTGCTCTGCGTACTGTGTTGGGATCACCTACAGTAGCAAGCAAAGCATGGGTTTATAACCAATACGATTATATGGTTCGTACCAGTACGGCCATCCGCCCGGGTTCGGATGCAGCAGTGGTAACCATCCACGGTACACGCAAAGGGCTGGCAATGACTACGGACTGTAACGGACGTTATGTCTATCTTGACCCTGAAGTCGGCGGACGGATTGCCGTCAGTGAAGCCGCGCGCAATATTGTCTGCTCTGGTGCCCAGCCGCTGGCGATTACGGACAACCTGAATTTCGGCAGTCCCGAGAAGCCGGAGATCTTCTGGCAGATGGAACGTGCTGTAGACGGTATGGCCGAGGCCTGCCGTGTGCTGGATACCCCGGTCATCGGCGGTAATGTCAGTCTGTACAATGAAAATGCATCGGGAGCCATCTATCCGACACCGGTTGTCGGTATGGTGGGTCTCGTAGAGGATACCGATCATATTACAACTCAGGCCTTCAAGCAGGAAGGCGACGCTGTGCTGCTGCTGGGCGTTACGAAGGCAGAGCTGGGCGGCAGTGAATTCCAGTATGCCGTTCACGGTCTGACCGAAGGACGTCCGCCGGCACTCGACCTGGCAACCGAACGCAAGCTGCTGGATGCTGTACTCGCTGCGATCCGCGGCGGTCTTGTCCGCTCGGCGCATGACCTCTCGGAAGGCGGTCTGGCCGGAGCCCTCGCAGAAAGCTGCATCAGCGGCGTTATTGGAGCGAATATTGAACTTTCAGCTAATGGGCTGCGTCCGGATGTGGCCCTGTTCAGCGAGAGCCAGTCCCGGATTCTCCTGACCTCGGCGCCTGACCGTGCAGAAGAACTGAAAGCGGCAATTGCTGCCTACGGCGTGCCTGTAGAGATTATTGGAACCGTAGGCGGTGACCGCCTGCGTGTGGCGCTTGACGGCGCTGTTGCACTGGATGAAGCTGTTACAGAACTTAAGACCATTTGGGAGGATGCTATTCCATGTCTTATGAAATAA